From a region of the Rhipicephalus microplus isolate Deutch F79 unplaced genomic scaffold, USDA_Rmic scaffold_13, whole genome shotgun sequence genome:
- the LOC142783986 gene encoding uncharacterized protein LOC142783986: protein MKNQQRQQAVNIDSKTALFAVSSTSGPAVNGVQEVFRRTASANFTWICPWDEDSPASRLCTCASSQLGTRKAEHVSSTSGPAVNGVQEVFRRTASANFTWICPWDEDSPASRLCTCASSQLGTRKAEHVSSTSGPAVNGVQEVFRRTASANFTWICPWDEDSPASRLCTCASSQLGTRKAEHVSSTSGPAVNGVQEVFRRTASANFTWICPWDEDSPASRLCTCASSQLGTRKAEHGDPPTT, encoded by the exons cagcagcggcagcaagcCGTGAACATCGActcaaaaactgctctttttgcaGTGTCGTCTACGTCCGGACCCGCAGTGAACGGAGTGCAAGAAGTGTTTCGCCGGACCGCTTCTGCGAATTTCACGTGGATCTGCCCTTGGGACGAGGATTCACCCGCAAGTCGTCTCTGCACATGCGCATCTAGCCAGCTCGGCACAAGAAAAGCGGAGCACG TGTCGTCTACGTCCGGACCCGCAGTGAACGGAGTGCAAGAAGTGTTTCGCCGGACCGCTTCTGCGAATTTCACGTGGATCTGCCCTTGGGACGAGGATTCACCCGCAAGTCGTCTCTGCACATGCGCATCTAGCCAGCTCGGCACAAGAAAAGCGGAGCACG TGTCGTCTACGTCCGGACCCGCAGTGAACGGAGTGCAAGAAGTGTTTCGCCGGACCGCTTCTGCGAATTTCACGTGGATCTGCCCTTGGGACGAGGATTCACCCGCAAGTCGTCTCTGCACATGCGCATCTAGCCAGCTCGGCACAAGAAAAGCGGAGCACG TGTCGTCTACGTCCGGACCCGCAGTGAACGGAGTGCAAGAAGTGTTTCGCCGGACCGCTTCTGCGAATTTCACGTGGATCTGCCCTTGGGACGAGGATTCACCCGCAAGTCGTCTCTGCACATGCGCATCTAGCCAGCTCGGCACAAGAAAAGCGGAGCACGGTGACCCGCCCACCActtag